The Deinococcus sedimenti genomic sequence CCGATCATACGTTCAGGAATTTTGCGTCCAGCACAGCCTCAACCTGAAGATGTCCGGTACAGAGGCTACATCTAATAACCGCGAATAGGGGTTGACAAGGGCGGCCAGAAAGGCGCTAGGGAGAGGGCTCATGAGCCCTCTCGATCTGACTTTCCTGCCGCTTCCAGCCGCAGTGACGCGCCTCACCCAATGGATCGCTCCGCACATCCCAGCGAAATTGCTGCACCCACACGAGAAAATGTCAGACGCTGAGCTGCTCGCAGTCGCTCTACTCCAAAAGCTCCATAAGGTGACGTATTTCAGTCGGTGGTGGCGGTTTCTGAAGCTGAATCACTTCCCGCATTTTCCATCTGAGCCTCAGGCCCGTATCCGACTGGCTCGCCTGACCCCCGTGGTTGAGCGGCTCGCGACCAAAGTCCAGACAGTGGACTTCGTAGTAGTCGATTCCGAGCCCCTGCCTGTCTCGACGTTCAAACGTGCACCTCGGTGCAAATTTCGTGGAGCCCGTCATGGATTCAGTACCGCAGGCCCGGTGTACGGCTTCAAGCTGCACGCTTGGAGCGCCCTGAATGGCAAGATCGTGAAATACGACATTTATCCCGCGAATGAACATGATTTCACCGTACTGTGCCATATGAATCTGGAATGGGCCGCTTACGGTGGGCCAAAACAGATTGGGGATAAAGGGTATCAGTCGGGAACATGCCTGACG encodes the following:
- a CDS encoding IS982 family transposase, whose amino-acid sequence is MSPLDLTFLPLPAAVTRLTQWIAPHIPAKLLHPHEKMSDAELLAVALLQKLHKVTYFSRWWRFLKLNHFPHFPSEPQARIRLARLTPVVERLATKVQTVDFVVVDSEPLPVSTFKRAPRCKFRGARHGFSTAGPVYGFKLHAWSALNGKIVKYDIYPANEHDFTVLCHMNLEWAAYGGPKQIGDKGYQSGTCLTPPKVNTKQVDPRWKQEYGAARKCVESAFSVLVGAGLRWGQVKTYLSLRLKVALGVLAHNLKFIHLSDSVSV